A genomic segment from Thermotoga neapolitana DSM 4359 encodes:
- a CDS encoding TrkH family potassium uptake protein gives MEDILTSTKHRLKVIFWYVGQLLVWFPIILLSPVIFVFFYPDEWYYITSFLVPSVVSFILGILLKKVSRLKETHVVGYQEGAVIVVTTWVVAVILSAIPFVVAGFLDFHQAVFEATSGWTTTGLTMFPDVESLPHIFLAWRSIMQFIGGAGFAVIMLATLIGPLGASLYGSEGRVDNILPNVTQSTKVIMVIYVTYAAAGMLALHLAGMPWFDAFNHSLTALATGGFSVRNTSIGYYNSVPIEVITIVLMILGGTGFGIHYTLWKGNLKAFLKNGEPWLMGSTVVITSLFLLPQAKKVFQEKALRYVVFQVVSAITGTGFSNADLSPWVGLFPIGVFLLTVIMMLGGMMDSTAGGLKQFRVFVMLKMIYQSIRGFIGPRRRVEKIIVWKGESRRTIDNGIIKDMFVFFGIYALTYLIGTLILMSYGYSPLVSMFEFSSAMNGVGLSVGLTGPDLPRGVLWTMTVGMFLGRLEFLVVFYAIARIIRDVKILFEESGGENS, from the coding sequence TTGGAAGACATCCTGACGAGCACGAAGCACAGGTTGAAGGTGATTTTCTGGTACGTGGGCCAGCTCCTTGTGTGGTTTCCGATTATTTTGCTTTCACCGGTGATTTTCGTGTTCTTCTATCCAGACGAATGGTATTACATAACCTCGTTTCTTGTACCTTCTGTCGTTTCTTTTATCCTGGGAATACTTCTCAAAAAGGTCTCCAGGCTGAAAGAAACGCACGTGGTGGGATACCAGGAAGGGGCCGTCATCGTCGTCACGACGTGGGTGGTTGCGGTGATTCTCTCAGCGATACCCTTTGTTGTGGCGGGTTTTCTGGACTTTCATCAGGCGGTTTTTGAGGCAACGAGCGGCTGGACGACAACCGGACTCACCATGTTCCCTGATGTTGAAAGTCTTCCGCACATTTTCCTTGCCTGGAGAAGCATCATGCAATTCATCGGAGGGGCAGGATTTGCGGTCATCATGCTCGCCACCCTCATAGGTCCTCTGGGGGCTTCCCTCTACGGTTCAGAGGGTAGAGTTGACAACATTCTTCCCAACGTGACACAGTCCACCAAGGTGATAATGGTCATATACGTGACTTACGCTGCGGCCGGTATGCTGGCACTCCATCTCGCAGGCATGCCATGGTTCGACGCCTTCAATCACTCACTAACCGCCCTCGCAACGGGGGGATTTTCTGTGAGAAACACCAGCATAGGCTACTACAACAGTGTACCGATAGAGGTTATAACGATCGTTCTGATGATCCTCGGAGGAACGGGCTTTGGAATACACTATACCCTCTGGAAGGGAAACCTCAAGGCCTTTTTGAAAAACGGTGAACCCTGGCTCATGGGTTCCACCGTTGTCATCACATCATTGTTTCTGCTTCCCCAGGCAAAGAAGGTGTTTCAAGAAAAAGCACTGAGATACGTTGTGTTTCAGGTGGTGTCTGCCATAACGGGTACCGGGTTTTCGAACGCCGACCTTTCACCGTGGGTGGGTCTGTTTCCCATTGGGGTCTTTCTGCTCACGGTCATTATGATGCTCGGAGGTATGATGGATTCGACAGCGGGTGGATTGAAACAGTTCAGGGTGTTCGTGATGCTGAAGATGATATACCAGTCGATACGGGGCTTCATCGGCCCAAGGAGACGGGTGGAAAAGATCATCGTCTGGAAAGGGGAATCTCGAAGAACGATCGACAACGGTATCATCAAAGACATGTTCGTTTTCTTCGGGATTTACGCCCTGACCTACCTGATCGGTACCCTGATTCTCATGAGTTATGGGTACAGTCCTCTTGTTTCCATGTTCGAGTTTTCTTCTGCCATGAACGGAGTAGGACTTTCGGTGGGACTCACAGGACCTGATCTTCCCAGAGGCGTACTCTGGACCATGACCGTGGGAATGTTCCTTGGCAGGCTGGAATTTCTGGTGGTCTTCTACGCGATAGCAAGGATCATAAGGGATGTGAAGATCCTCTTTGAGGAGAGTGGAGGTGAGAACAGTTGA
- a CDS encoding potassium channel family protein: MIIIGGETTAYYLARSMTSRRYGVVLINKDRELCEEFAKKLKATVIHGDGSQKEVLRDAEPSKNDVVVILTPRDEVNLFIAQLAMKEFGVRRVVSLVNDPGNIEIFKRMGITTVLNLTTLITNTVEALIFPEEFSSIVPLEQGIEFLNVTVDEENPVAGKKLKDLNLPRGSIVAAIVRGGVLVVPRGDTEILPGDKLYVITNRETKEKVEEVLLGR, encoded by the coding sequence GTGATCATAATAGGAGGAGAAACGACAGCGTACTATCTGGCGCGTTCCATGACATCCCGAAGGTACGGTGTGGTGTTGATAAACAAGGACAGAGAACTCTGCGAAGAGTTCGCCAAGAAGTTGAAGGCAACGGTGATACACGGAGATGGAAGTCAAAAAGAGGTGCTCAGAGACGCAGAACCTTCGAAAAACGATGTGGTGGTGATCCTCACTCCCAGGGATGAGGTGAACCTCTTCATAGCCCAGCTGGCGATGAAAGAGTTCGGTGTAAGGCGTGTGGTGAGTCTGGTGAACGATCCCGGAAACATAGAGATTTTCAAAAGAATGGGCATTACAACCGTTTTGAACCTCACCACGTTGATAACGAACACGGTGGAGGCCTTGATCTTTCCCGAAGAGTTTTCCAGCATTGTTCCACTGGAGCAGGGAATTGAGTTTCTGAACGTGACCGTGGATGAGGAAAACCCGGTCGCTGGTAAGAAGTTGAAAGACCTGAATCTGCCCAGGGGCAGCATTGTGGCGGCCATCGTTCGAGGGGGAGTTCTTGTTGTTCCCAGAGGAGATACGGAGATCCTTCCCGGTGATAAACTGTACGTGATAACGAACAGAGAAACCAAAGAAAAAGTGGAAGAAGTTCTGCTTGGAAGGTGA
- a CDS encoding potassium channel family protein translates to MTRGKSKYIVVFGCGRLGASIANLASSLGHSVVVVDRNEYAFHRLNSEFSGFTVVGDAAEYETLKESGMEKADMVFAFTNDDSTNFFIAMNARHMFGVKKVIARVYDPEKIRIFEEHGIDTICPAILMMEKVKGYVVGSDQD, encoded by the coding sequence ATGACCAGGGGAAAGAGTAAATACATTGTAGTCTTTGGATGTGGAAGACTCGGTGCATCGATAGCAAATCTTGCTTCATCGCTGGGACACAGTGTGGTGGTCGTGGACAGGAACGAATATGCCTTCCACAGGCTCAATTCTGAATTTTCAGGATTCACTGTAGTTGGGGACGCTGCGGAGTACGAAACCCTCAAAGAGAGCGGTATGGAAAAAGCGGATATGGTTTTTGCCTTCACAAACGACGACAGCACGAACTTTTTCATTGCCATGAACGCCCGTCACATGTTCGGAGTTAAGAAGGTGATCGCAAGAGTTTACGATCCCGAGAAGATAAGGATCTTCGAGGAGCACGGAATAGACACGATATGCCCTGCCATTCTGATGATGGAGAAAGTGAAAGGATACGTTGTGGGGAGTGACCAGGATTGA
- a CDS encoding rhomboid family intramembrane serine protease, with amino-acid sequence MFPLYDVLPSRKRPYITIALIVVNVIVFIYELILNDRELLVFMYRYGLVPARYTVERVREALGFSLFPFISHMFLHGGFWHILGNMWFLWIFGDNTEDEMGHVGYLFFYLSAGVFAALNQFVFTLHSTTPMVGASGAVSGVMGAYFVLFPYSRIVTLFPFFFFLTLVEIPAFYYLMIWFFIQVMNSLVGSYGVAWWAHIGGFVYGMLWGYILRMRKYRRYRY; translated from the coding sequence ATGTTTCCCCTCTACGATGTTCTTCCAAGCAGAAAAAGGCCTTACATTACGATCGCATTGATCGTGGTGAACGTCATCGTTTTTATCTATGAACTCATTTTGAACGACAGAGAACTCCTCGTTTTCATGTACAGATACGGACTCGTTCCCGCCCGGTACACTGTGGAACGGGTGCGGGAGGCTCTGGGGTTTTCACTTTTTCCATTCATAAGCCACATGTTCCTTCACGGTGGGTTCTGGCACATCCTTGGAAACATGTGGTTTCTCTGGATCTTCGGTGACAACACGGAAGATGAGATGGGACATGTAGGATACCTGTTCTTCTATCTGTCTGCCGGTGTGTTTGCAGCCCTCAACCAGTTTGTGTTCACCCTTCATTCAACAACACCCATGGTCGGAGCTTCCGGTGCTGTTTCGGGAGTCATGGGAGCGTATTTCGTTCTTTTTCCGTACTCACGGATTGTGACACTCTTTCCCTTTTTCTTCTTCCTGACGCTGGTTGAGATTCCAGCCTTCTACTACCTCATGATCTGGTTCTTCATACAGGTGATGAACAGTCTTGTCGGATCTTACGGCGTAGCCTGGTGGGCACACATAGGAGGATTTGTCTACGGGATGCTGTGGGGGTATATTTTAAGGATGAGAAAATATCGCAGGTACAGATATTGA
- a CDS encoding DUF4438 domain-containing protein: MRTNKDRLVLISVAGEIAPARMRSPYSVTTEGKVKVIPVLGGITYNVRVGDSAYGWEGDHVEPGVSVMARKKEEEIPFMTLPCIGNEVIVMSGDAKGSRGVVTGKHGGVNHVIVHFDDEVLEKLMVGDKVLIKAWGQGMKLLDHPDVKVMNIDPDLFEKIGIVEKDGKLHVPVVAKVPAHLMGSGIGASSSASTDYDIMALDPREVGVEDLRLGDIVAIMDHDNSYGVGKYRKGMISIGIVVHSACVSAGHGPGVVVIMTGEESVLVPEVVERSNISDYLR; encoded by the coding sequence GTGAGGACGAACAAAGACAGACTGGTTCTCATATCGGTCGCAGGAGAGATCGCACCTGCCAGGATGAGGTCACCGTACAGTGTGACGACTGAGGGGAAGGTGAAGGTCATACCAGTCCTTGGGGGGATCACCTACAACGTGAGAGTGGGAGACAGCGCCTATGGATGGGAAGGGGATCATGTGGAACCGGGAGTTTCCGTGATGGCAAGAAAGAAAGAAGAAGAAATACCCTTCATGACACTGCCCTGTATAGGGAACGAGGTGATCGTGATGTCCGGGGATGCGAAGGGAAGCAGGGGGGTGGTAACAGGAAAACACGGTGGCGTGAACCACGTGATCGTTCATTTCGATGACGAGGTTCTGGAAAAACTCATGGTGGGAGACAAAGTTTTGATAAAGGCGTGGGGGCAGGGAATGAAACTTCTGGATCATCCCGATGTGAAAGTGATGAACATCGATCCAGATCTCTTTGAGAAGATCGGAATCGTTGAAAAGGATGGAAAGCTTCATGTTCCAGTTGTGGCGAAAGTTCCCGCCCATTTGATGGGTTCCGGAATCGGTGCATCAAGCAGTGCCTCAACAGATTACGATATAATGGCTCTGGATCCCCGTGAGGTGGGAGTGGAAGATCTCAGGCTCGGTGATATCGTGGCGATAATGGATCACGACAACTCCTACGGAGTTGGAAAGTACAGAAAGGGTATGATTTCAATAGGTATCGTGGTACATTCTGCGTGTGTTTCGGCAGGGCACGGTCCCGGTGTGGTCGTGATCATGACGGGGGAGGAATCGGTACTGGTTCCTGAGGTTGTGGAAAGATCGAACATATCTGACTATTTGAGGTGA
- the metG gene encoding methionine--tRNA ligase: MKFYITTPIYYVNSEPHIGSAYTTIVADIIARYKRFMGYDVFFLTGTDEHGQKVLQAAQQAGKDPQKFCDELAEKFKQLWKELKITNDHFIRTTDETHMKTVQEFVAKMKENGDVYKGVYKGWYCVPCETFWNEDEVVKEGDERLCPECRRPVKWVEEENYFFRLSKYRDALLKHYEEHPDFVEPDFRRNEMLKILEGGLKDLSITRTSFKWGVPMKDDPEHVIYVWVDALINYVSAIGYGWNEEMFNRWWPADLHLIGKEINRFHSIIWPAMLMSVGLPLPEKVFAHGWLTVNGQKISKSLGNAIDPRFFVKRYGNDVVRYYLIRDIVFGKDGDFSEERLVHRLNSDLANDYGNLLHRITAMINKYFNGKLPSPANEEGPDGWLKERFFETKNAYYDLMDSYRLTEALDRIWEFIADANKYFNDTKPWVLAKEGKSERLGTVLYNSLEAVFKVALMTLPVMPDTSQEVFRRVSFDENPHRNHLETWGVLRAGRSVHHGEPLFRKIDTKTFKKVVETVSVEQNLITIDDFAKVDLRTARVLEAEKVPNSRKLIKLIVDLGTEKRQIVAGIAEYYKPEDLVGKTIIVVANLKPAKLMGIESQGMLLAAKAGDTLRLLTVDGDIAPGARVS, from the coding sequence TTGAAATTTTACATCACCACCCCGATATATTACGTGAACTCAGAACCACATATTGGAAGTGCCTATACCACTATTGTAGCGGATATCATCGCTCGTTACAAACGATTCATGGGATACGATGTGTTCTTCCTCACCGGAACGGATGAACACGGCCAGAAAGTTCTTCAGGCAGCCCAGCAGGCGGGCAAGGACCCGCAGAAGTTCTGTGACGAACTTGCAGAAAAGTTCAAACAACTCTGGAAAGAACTCAAGATCACCAACGATCACTTCATTCGCACCACCGACGAAACCCACATGAAGACCGTTCAGGAGTTCGTTGCGAAGATGAAAGAAAACGGCGATGTGTACAAGGGAGTGTACAAGGGATGGTACTGTGTCCCCTGTGAGACTTTCTGGAACGAGGATGAGGTCGTAAAAGAAGGGGATGAGAGGCTCTGCCCTGAGTGCAGAAGGCCAGTCAAATGGGTGGAAGAGGAGAACTATTTCTTCAGGCTTTCGAAGTACAGGGATGCCCTTTTGAAACACTACGAAGAGCATCCAGATTTTGTAGAGCCAGACTTCAGAAGGAACGAAATGCTCAAGATCCTGGAAGGAGGACTAAAGGATCTCAGTATCACCAGAACCTCCTTCAAATGGGGCGTTCCGATGAAGGACGATCCAGAACACGTGATTTACGTCTGGGTGGATGCACTCATAAACTACGTCTCTGCCATAGGATACGGCTGGAATGAGGAAATGTTCAACAGATGGTGGCCAGCAGATCTGCACCTGATAGGAAAGGAAATAAACCGGTTCCATTCCATCATCTGGCCCGCCATGCTCATGTCCGTTGGACTGCCTTTGCCTGAAAAGGTCTTTGCCCATGGCTGGCTCACCGTGAACGGCCAGAAGATCAGCAAATCCCTTGGAAACGCGATAGATCCGAGGTTTTTTGTGAAGCGGTACGGAAACGACGTGGTCAGGTACTACCTGATAAGAGACATCGTGTTCGGTAAGGACGGCGATTTCTCAGAAGAAAGACTGGTTCACAGGTTGAATTCAGATCTTGCAAACGACTACGGGAATCTCCTTCACAGGATCACGGCGATGATAAACAAGTACTTCAACGGCAAACTTCCCTCTCCAGCGAATGAGGAAGGACCCGATGGCTGGCTGAAGGAGAGGTTCTTCGAAACGAAGAACGCGTACTACGATCTCATGGATTCCTACAGGCTGACGGAAGCACTCGACAGGATATGGGAGTTCATAGCGGATGCGAACAAATACTTCAACGACACAAAACCGTGGGTACTGGCAAAGGAAGGAAAATCAGAAAGACTGGGAACGGTACTCTACAACTCGCTCGAGGCTGTTTTCAAGGTGGCTCTGATGACACTACCCGTGATGCCTGACACCTCGCAGGAGGTCTTCCGCAGGGTCTCCTTCGATGAGAATCCTCACAGGAACCATCTTGAAACCTGGGGAGTTCTGAGAGCGGGAAGAAGTGTACACCACGGAGAGCCACTCTTCAGGAAAATAGACACGAAAACGTTCAAAAAGGTGGTGGAGACGGTGTCGGTTGAACAGAACCTTATCACCATAGACGATTTTGCGAAGGTGGATCTTCGCACCGCCAGGGTTCTCGAAGCCGAAAAGGTACCAAATTCCAGAAAGCTCATCAAACTGATCGTTGACCTTGGAACGGAGAAAAGACAGATCGTTGCCGGGATAGCCGAATACTACAAGCCAGAAGACCTTGTAGGGAAAACCATCATCGTCGTTGCGAACCTGAAGCCCGCAAAACTCATGGGTATAGAGTCTCAGGGAATGCTTCTTGCCGCAAAAGCGGGTGACACGTTGAGACTCTTGACTGTTGACGGGGATATCGCACCGGGTGCCAGAGTATCATAA
- the gyrA gene encoding DNA gyrase subunit A, which yields MPEILINRPIEDELVDSYLLYSMSVIVGRAIPDVRDGLKPVQRRILYGMYELGLTHNSPTKKSARIVGEVMGKYHPHGDAPVYDALVRMAQPFTMRYPLIEGQGNFGSIDRDPPAAMRYTEARLTRLAEEMLEDIDKNTVNMVDNFDGTLKEPEVLPSKVPNLIINGASGIAVGMATSIPPHNLSETVDALVYLIDHPEASVEELMQFIKGPDFPTGGIVVNGSELKNVYEEGRGRIVVRGKVHVEEGKRLKRIVITEIPYGVSKAGLIEQIAKLVKDDDSLPVRNIRDESDKRGLRVVIEIPKDTNEDIIINNLYKRTALQDYFNVQMLVIDKNKRPRLMNLKGLLEAFLEHRFEVIRRRAEYEYEKFTKRAHVVEGLLKAARAIGVVVDIVRNSKDVESARNSLMETLEISEEQAKAILDMRLSRLTSLEIENLQNEYSDLVKKISEVKEILEKDEKVREIMKKEFLYLKERYGDPRRTEITDEELRYDVEELIVEEDVVITLSHKGYLKSTPLNSYRSQRRGGKGITVSKLSEDDEVEFVVVTKNTSSTLFITNFGKAYVLKNYQIETTGRNTRGKHISAFLNLEDTERIVALVPLNGKGKDLVIVTKSGKIKRTSLEEFENATSNRGVRAIRIEPGDEIVSARVSTSEKETLVVATKLGMIIRFPVSDVRRMGRNAAGVQAIKLQPGDEVVSMDVVPSEEGEILTVTEKGFGKRTPVQLYRVQKRGGTGLRNISDVNKTGHVVAVRYVKGDEEIVVVTRNGMMIRMPVSEIGVIGRVTKGVKLIELGDDTISKVAVVKD from the coding sequence ATGCCGGAGATTCTGATAAACAGACCGATCGAGGACGAACTTGTTGACTCGTATCTTCTCTACTCCATGAGCGTCATAGTGGGAAGGGCCATTCCCGATGTGAGAGATGGCCTCAAACCGGTTCAGAGGCGCATTCTGTACGGAATGTACGAACTTGGCCTCACCCACAACTCGCCGACGAAAAAGAGTGCAAGAATCGTCGGTGAAGTGATGGGTAAGTACCATCCCCACGGAGATGCTCCAGTCTACGATGCCCTCGTGAGGATGGCCCAGCCCTTCACGATGAGGTATCCCCTCATAGAGGGACAGGGAAACTTCGGTTCCATCGACAGGGACCCTCCTGCCGCCATGAGGTACACAGAAGCAAGACTCACCCGACTTGCGGAGGAAATGCTTGAAGACATAGACAAGAACACGGTGAACATGGTCGACAACTTCGACGGTACCTTGAAGGAACCAGAAGTACTTCCCTCGAAGGTTCCGAACCTCATAATAAACGGCGCCTCCGGTATAGCCGTTGGAATGGCCACCAGCATACCTCCACACAACCTGTCGGAAACCGTGGACGCTCTGGTGTACCTGATAGATCATCCGGAAGCCAGCGTTGAAGAACTCATGCAGTTCATCAAGGGGCCGGACTTTCCCACGGGTGGCATCGTGGTGAACGGTTCTGAACTCAAAAACGTGTACGAAGAAGGAAGAGGAAGGATAGTAGTAAGGGGAAAAGTACACGTTGAAGAGGGAAAAAGACTGAAGAGGATCGTGATCACCGAGATCCCCTACGGCGTCAGCAAGGCGGGTCTTATAGAGCAGATAGCAAAACTCGTGAAGGACGACGACTCCCTTCCTGTGAGAAACATAAGGGATGAATCCGACAAGCGTGGGTTGAGGGTTGTCATAGAGATACCGAAGGATACCAACGAGGACATCATAATAAACAACCTTTACAAGCGAACTGCCCTCCAGGATTACTTCAACGTACAGATGCTGGTCATAGACAAAAACAAAAGACCAAGGTTGATGAATTTGAAAGGGCTGCTCGAGGCCTTTCTGGAACATCGCTTCGAAGTCATCAGAAGGAGAGCCGAGTACGAGTACGAAAAATTCACAAAACGTGCCCACGTTGTGGAAGGCTTGCTGAAAGCGGCGAGGGCAATAGGAGTGGTCGTCGATATCGTCAGAAACAGCAAAGATGTCGAATCGGCCAGAAACTCTTTGATGGAAACCCTTGAGATAAGCGAGGAACAGGCAAAAGCGATTCTTGATATGAGGCTCTCAAGACTCACCTCCCTTGAAATAGAAAATCTACAAAACGAATACTCGGACCTGGTGAAAAAGATCTCAGAGGTGAAGGAGATCCTCGAAAAGGACGAAAAAGTAAGAGAGATAATGAAAAAAGAATTTCTCTATTTGAAAGAACGATACGGTGATCCAAGAAGGACGGAGATAACGGATGAAGAACTCAGGTACGACGTGGAAGAGCTCATAGTGGAAGAGGACGTGGTGATCACCCTGAGCCACAAGGGATATCTGAAGAGCACACCACTGAACAGCTACAGATCGCAGAGGCGGGGAGGAAAAGGAATCACCGTGTCAAAACTCTCAGAAGACGACGAAGTGGAGTTCGTGGTTGTAACGAAGAACACTTCTTCGACTCTCTTCATCACCAACTTCGGAAAGGCTTACGTTTTGAAAAACTATCAGATCGAGACCACAGGACGAAACACCCGTGGAAAACACATCTCCGCTTTCCTGAATCTTGAAGACACAGAAAGGATCGTAGCACTCGTTCCTCTGAACGGTAAAGGAAAGGATCTTGTGATCGTCACAAAATCGGGAAAGATCAAAAGAACGTCCCTTGAAGAGTTCGAAAATGCAACGAGCAACCGTGGAGTCAGAGCGATCAGGATAGAGCCGGGAGACGAAATCGTGAGTGCCAGGGTGAGCACCAGTGAGAAAGAAACTCTCGTTGTTGCAACAAAACTTGGTATGATCATAAGATTTCCTGTAAGCGATGTGAGGAGGATGGGAAGAAACGCCGCTGGAGTTCAGGCCATAAAACTTCAGCCGGGAGATGAGGTTGTGAGTATGGACGTTGTTCCATCGGAAGAAGGAGAAATCCTCACGGTGACCGAGAAGGGATTCGGCAAAAGAACTCCCGTTCAGCTCTACAGGGTTCAGAAAAGGGGTGGAACGGGTCTGAGGAACATCTCCGATGTGAACAAAACAGGACACGTGGTGGCTGTGAGATACGTGAAAGGAGACGAGGAAATAGTTGTGGTCACACGAAACGGTATGATGATAAGAATGCCCGTGTCGGAGATCGGAGTCATCGGTCGTGTGACAAAGGGTGTGAAACTCATCGAACTCGGAGACGACACCATATCCAAGGTGGCGGTGGTGAAAGATTGA
- a CDS encoding archease: MRRPIEHTADVAYEISGRSYLDLLEEAKNILLEEEGIVFSEGEEKKKIYPCEETEDNFFDTVNDWILEISKGWAPHTIENKEGKLTVTFRKIKKKEGTEIKALTYHLLKFERKDGELRTKVVFDT, encoded by the coding sequence TTGAGAAGGCCGATAGAACACACCGCAGACGTTGCCTATGAGATCTCAGGACGGTCTTATCTGGATCTTCTCGAAGAGGCAAAGAACATCCTCCTTGAGGAGGAAGGGATCGTTTTCAGCGAGGGTGAGGAAAAGAAGAAGATCTACCCGTGTGAAGAGACAGAGGACAACTTCTTCGACACGGTGAACGACTGGATACTCGAGATCTCAAAGGGATGGGCTCCACACACCATCGAAAACAAAGAAGGTAAATTAACGGTGACGTTCAGAAAGATAAAGAAGAAGGAAGGAACGGAGATAAAGGCTCTCACCTACCACCTTCTGAAGTTCGAACGGAAAGACGGTGAGCTGAGAACGAAGGTGGTGTTCGACACTTGA
- the lexA gene encoding transcriptional repressor LexA, which yields MKDLTAKQRSVLIFIEEFIEKNGYPPSVREIARRFRITPRGAQLHLVALEKKGYIERKNGKPRAMRVTKSVKNRVPLIGEIRAGEKKEAIEYLEDYIEVPGSFLSSGYEHFLLRVKGESMIEEHICDGDLVLIRRQDWAQNGDIVAAMVEGEVTLKKFFQRGEMVELRPANKEMSPMFFRADRVKILGKVVGVFRKYEGGRTCFLTR from the coding sequence TTGAAGGACCTTACCGCAAAACAAAGGAGTGTTCTGATTTTCATAGAAGAGTTCATAGAGAAAAACGGATACCCTCCCTCGGTGAGGGAAATAGCACGACGTTTCAGAATCACACCCCGGGGAGCGCAACTTCACCTTGTGGCACTGGAAAAGAAAGGCTACATCGAAAGAAAAAATGGAAAACCCCGTGCAATGAGAGTGACAAAGAGCGTGAAAAACAGAGTACCGCTGATCGGAGAGATTCGGGCTGGAGAAAAGAAAGAAGCGATCGAGTATCTGGAAGATTACATAGAAGTGCCCGGCAGTTTTCTCTCGAGCGGCTACGAGCACTTTCTTTTGAGGGTAAAGGGCGAAAGCATGATAGAAGAACACATCTGTGACGGGGATCTTGTCCTCATCAGAAGACAGGACTGGGCTCAGAACGGAGACATCGTGGCGGCGATGGTTGAGGGAGAGGTCACCCTCAAAAAGTTCTTCCAGAGAGGCGAGATGGTCGAGTTGAGGCCGGCGAACAAAGAAATGTCACCGATGTTCTTCAGAGCAGACAGGGTGAAGATACTCGGAAAAGTGGTCGGGGTGTTCAGAAAATATGAGGGGGGAAGGACATGTTTCCTTACAAGATAG
- a CDS encoding anti-sigma factor antagonist: protein MFPYKIVEDVVILMPNKELNIENAHLFKKWVFDEFLNKGYNKILLVLSDVESIDSFSLGVIVNILKSVSSVGGFFALVSPNERVERVLSITNLVRIVKIYDTISEALEEVQGR, encoded by the coding sequence ATGTTTCCTTACAAGATAGTAGAAGACGTTGTTATACTCATGCCCAACAAGGAACTCAACATAGAGAATGCACACCTGTTCAAAAAGTGGGTGTTCGACGAGTTCTTGAACAAAGGATACAACAAAATCCTTCTTGTGCTTTCCGACGTGGAGAGTATCGACAGTTTCAGTCTGGGAGTCATTGTGAACATATTGAAGAGCGTAAGCAGTGTAGGAGGCTTTTTCGCGCTGGTGTCTCCGAATGAGAGGGTGGAAAGGGTGCTTTCCATAACAAACCTGGTTCGAATCGTGAAGATCTACGATACGATATCGGAGGCGCTGGAGGAGGTGCAGGGAAGGTGA
- the rpiB gene encoding ribose 5-phosphate isomerase B produces the protein MKIAIASDHAAFELKEKVKNYLLNKGIEVLDHGTHSEESVDYPDYAKKVVQSVLSNEVDYGILLCGTGLGMSIAANRYRGIRAALCLFPDMARLARSHNNANVLVLPGRLIGSELAFWIVDTFLSTPFDGGRHERRIRKIDEV, from the coding sequence GTGAAGATCGCCATAGCATCAGACCACGCTGCGTTTGAGTTGAAAGAGAAGGTGAAAAACTACCTTCTGAACAAGGGTATCGAAGTCCTGGACCATGGTACACACTCCGAAGAGTCCGTTGATTACCCGGACTATGCAAAGAAGGTTGTACAATCCGTCCTGTCAAACGAGGTGGACTACGGGATACTGCTCTGTGGGACTGGACTCGGTATGTCGATTGCCGCAAACAGATACAGAGGCATAAGGGCTGCTCTCTGTCTCTTTCCGGACATGGCAAGGCTTGCAAGGTCACACAACAACGCGAACGTGCTCGTTCTTCCCGGAAGACTGATCGGTTCAGAACTCGCTTTCTGGATAGTGGATACCTTTCTTTCAACACCCTTCGATGGAGGAAGACACGAAAGGAGAATAAGAAAGATTGATGAGGTTTAA